The following proteins are co-located in the Cydia fagiglandana chromosome 2, ilCydFagi1.1, whole genome shotgun sequence genome:
- the LOC134674423 gene encoding dual specificity protein kinase CLK2 isoform X6 produces MKSLTTTFFGENSFKRNNVSREKTRDKTPYRNTADRRMPSMGKKNLEKELYDKNGFDDPLRDRHYGKDRDSIYRKHRRRSLRAERSENNDRKKLSLRPIDINIHSGARDLVSPPQHSIYDTNSKNKVTRTPTSPVVEVGRQRQIYFPSSDEDDDKTPVGDRILSERETRRKEIQSLIMKYAHLDEMYGRMAEKGSELTEPGRKPEPLGVGDVVALPPELRSRRRPQRPRHHLRRAATPPSSRARSSVKDDKDGHLVYWPGYVMGARYKIIDTLGEGTFGKVVEVKDLEMEHRMALKIIKNVEKYREAAKLEINVLEKLAEVDPDCKNLCVKMLDWFEYHGHMCIAFEMLGQSVFDFLKDNNYQPYPLEQVRHIAYQLVYSVLFLHDNKLTHTDLKPENILFVDSDYEVLSVYASSKKKHDLRRVKRSDVRLIDFGSATFDHEHHSTIVSTRHYRAPEVILELGWSQPCDVWSIGCIMFELHLGITLFQTHDNREHLAMMERILGPIPYRMARKTRTKYFYHGKLDWDEKSSAGRYVRENCKPLLRYQQSNSEEHRQLFDLITRMLEYEPSQRITLREALKHPFFSKLPTHQKLGNDRSRAGAGAGSAGSRERSHSLSR; encoded by the exons ATGAAAAGTTTAACGACTACTTTCTTTGGGGAAAACTCATTTAAAAGAAATAATGTTTCTAGAGAAAAAACCCGAGATAAGACGCCTTACAGAAATACAGCTGACCGTCGAATGCCTTCGATGGGTAAAAAAAACCTGGAGAAGGAACTCTATGATAAAAATGGGTTTGATGATCCTCTTAGAGACCGTCATTATGGAAAGGATAGAGATAGCATTTATCGCAAGCACAGAAGGAGGTCTCTGAGGGCCGAAAGAAGCGAGAACAACGACAGAAAGAAACTTTCGTTGCGACCCATTGATATCAACATACATTCAGGTGCTAGAGACTTAGTCTCGCCTCCACAGCACAGTATTTACGATACGAATTCGAAAAACAAAGTGACAAGAACTCCAACGTCGCCGGTGGTAGAAGTGGGTAGACAGAGACAGATTTACTTTCCGTCGAGCGACGAGGACGACGACAAAACCCCTGTCGGCGACCGCATACTCAGCGAGCGGGAAACGCGACGTAAAGAAATCCAGAGTTTGATAATGAAGTATGCCCACCTAGACGAGATGTATGGGCGCATGGCGGAGAAAGGGTCGGAGCTGACGGAACCCGGGCGCAAGCCAGAGCCTCTGGGCGTGGGCGACGTGGTGGCGCTGCCGCCCGAGCTGCGCAGCCGTCGGCGCCCGCAGCGCCCGCGCCACCACTTGCGGCGCGCGGCCACGCCGCCT AGTTCCCGCGCACGCTCCTCCGTCAAGGACGACAAGGACGGACACCTCGTCTACTGGCCCGGATATGTCATGGGAGCGAGAT ACAAAATCATCGACACGCTCGGTGAGGGCACGTTCGGCAAAGTGGTGGAGGTGAAAGATTTAGaaat GGAACACAGAATGGCTCTGAAGATAATTAAAAATGTAGAGAAGTACAGAGAGGCTGCGAAACTAGAGATAAACGTATTAGAAAAGTTAGCTGAAGTTGACCCAGACTGTAAAAA CTTATGTGTGAAAATGTTAGACTGGTTCGAATACCACGGACACATGTGCATCGCATTTGAAATGCTCGGACAAAGCGTATTCGATTTTCTG AAAGACAACAACTACCAGCCGTACCCGCTGGAGCAGGTGCGGCACATCGCGTACCAGCTGGTGTACTCCGTGCTGTTCCTGCATGACAACAAGCTCACGCACACCGACCTCAAGCCAGAGAACATCCTCTTCGTGGACTCCGACTACGAGGTGCTCAGTGTGTACGCTAGCTCTAAGAAG AAGCACGACCTGCGGCGCGTGAAGCGCAGCGACGTGCGGCTCATCGACTTCGGCAGCGCCACCTTCGACCACGAGCACCACTCCACCATCGTCTCCACCCGCCACTACCGAGCGCCCGAGGTCATACTAG AATTAGGATGGTCGCAGCCGTGTGACGTGTGGTCGATCGGGTGCATCATGTTCGAGCTGCACCTCGGCATCACGCTGTTCCAGACACACGACAACCGCGAGCACCTCGCCATGATGGAGCGCATCCTGGGACCCATCCCCTACAG AATGGCGCGCAAAACGAGAACGAAATACTTTTACCACGGCAAATTAGACTGGGACGAAAAGTCATCAGCCGGCAGATACGTCAGAGAAAATTGCAAACCATTATTA AGGTATCAACAAAGCAACAGCGAGGAGCACCGGCAGCTGTTTGATCTCATCACGCGCATGCTGGAGTACGAGCCCAGCCAGCGCATCACGCTGCGCGAGGCGCTCAAGCATCCCTTCTTCAGCAAACTGCCCACACACCAGAAATTAG GCAATGACCGGTCACGCGCCGGAGCCGGAGCCGGGTCGGCGGGGTCCCGGGAGCGCTCGCACTCGCTGTCGCGGTGA
- the LOC134674423 gene encoding dual specificity protein kinase CLK2 isoform X5, which produces MANITANVQKKEKARKDIVDRDKTLEPEPPRGLMKSLTTTFFGENSFKRNNVSREKTRDKTPYRNTADRRMPSMGKKNLEKELYDKNGFDDPLRDRHYGKDRDSIYRKHRRRSLRAERSENNDRKKLSLRPIDINIHSGARDLVSPPQHSIYDTNSKNKVTRTPTSPVVEVGRQRQIYFPSSDEDDDKTPVGDRILSERETRRKEIQSLIMKYAHLDEMYGRMAEKGSELTEPGRKPEPLGVGDVVALPPELRSRRRPQRPRHHLRRAATPPSSRARSSVKDDKDGHLVYWPGYVMGARYKIIDTLGEGTFGKVVEVKDLEMEHRMALKIIKNVEKYREAAKLEINVLEKLAEVDPDCKNLCVKMLDWFEYHGHMCIAFEMLGQSVFDFLKDNNYQPYPLEQVRHIAYQLVYSVLFLHDNKLTHTDLKPENILFVDSDYEVLSVYASSKKKHDLRRVKRSDVRLIDFGSATFDHEHHSTIVSTRHYRAPEVILELGWSQPCDVWSIGCIMFELHLGITLFQTHDNREHLAMMERILGPIPYRMARKTRTKYFYHGKLDWDEKSSAGRYVRENCKPLLRYQQSNSEEHRQLFDLITRMLEYEPSQRITLREALKHPFFSKLPTHQKLGNDRSRAGAGAGSAGSRERSHSLSR; this is translated from the exons ATGGCCAACATAACTGCAAACG TTCAGAAAAAGGAGAAGGCCAGAAAAGACATTGTGGACCGAGATAAAACGTTAGAGCCGGAACCGCCAAGAGGGTTGATGAAAAGTTTAACGACTACTTTCTTTGGGGAAAACTCATTTAAAAGAAATAATGTTTCTAGAGAAAAAACCCGAGATAAGACGCCTTACAGAAATACAGCTGACCGTCGAATGCCTTCGATGGGTAAAAAAAACCTGGAGAAGGAACTCTATGATAAAAATGGGTTTGATGATCCTCTTAGAGACCGTCATTATGGAAAGGATAGAGATAGCATTTATCGCAAGCACAGAAGGAGGTCTCTGAGGGCCGAAAGAAGCGAGAACAACGACAGAAAGAAACTTTCGTTGCGACCCATTGATATCAACATACATTCAGGTGCTAGAGACTTAGTCTCGCCTCCACAGCACAGTATTTACGATACGAATTCGAAAAACAAAGTGACAAGAACTCCAACGTCGCCGGTGGTAGAAGTGGGTAGACAGAGACAGATTTACTTTCCGTCGAGCGACGAGGACGACGACAAAACCCCTGTCGGCGACCGCATACTCAGCGAGCGGGAAACGCGACGTAAAGAAATCCAGAGTTTGATAATGAAGTATGCCCACCTAGACGAGATGTATGGGCGCATGGCGGAGAAAGGGTCGGAGCTGACGGAACCCGGGCGCAAGCCAGAGCCTCTGGGCGTGGGCGACGTGGTGGCGCTGCCGCCCGAGCTGCGCAGCCGTCGGCGCCCGCAGCGCCCGCGCCACCACTTGCGGCGCGCGGCCACGCCGCCT AGTTCCCGCGCACGCTCCTCCGTCAAGGACGACAAGGACGGACACCTCGTCTACTGGCCCGGATATGTCATGGGAGCGAGAT ACAAAATCATCGACACGCTCGGTGAGGGCACGTTCGGCAAAGTGGTGGAGGTGAAAGATTTAGaaat GGAACACAGAATGGCTCTGAAGATAATTAAAAATGTAGAGAAGTACAGAGAGGCTGCGAAACTAGAGATAAACGTATTAGAAAAGTTAGCTGAAGTTGACCCAGACTGTAAAAA CTTATGTGTGAAAATGTTAGACTGGTTCGAATACCACGGACACATGTGCATCGCATTTGAAATGCTCGGACAAAGCGTATTCGATTTTCTG AAAGACAACAACTACCAGCCGTACCCGCTGGAGCAGGTGCGGCACATCGCGTACCAGCTGGTGTACTCCGTGCTGTTCCTGCATGACAACAAGCTCACGCACACCGACCTCAAGCCAGAGAACATCCTCTTCGTGGACTCCGACTACGAGGTGCTCAGTGTGTACGCTAGCTCTAAGAAG AAGCACGACCTGCGGCGCGTGAAGCGCAGCGACGTGCGGCTCATCGACTTCGGCAGCGCCACCTTCGACCACGAGCACCACTCCACCATCGTCTCCACCCGCCACTACCGAGCGCCCGAGGTCATACTAG AATTAGGATGGTCGCAGCCGTGTGACGTGTGGTCGATCGGGTGCATCATGTTCGAGCTGCACCTCGGCATCACGCTGTTCCAGACACACGACAACCGCGAGCACCTCGCCATGATGGAGCGCATCCTGGGACCCATCCCCTACAG AATGGCGCGCAAAACGAGAACGAAATACTTTTACCACGGCAAATTAGACTGGGACGAAAAGTCATCAGCCGGCAGATACGTCAGAGAAAATTGCAAACCATTATTA AGGTATCAACAAAGCAACAGCGAGGAGCACCGGCAGCTGTTTGATCTCATCACGCGCATGCTGGAGTACGAGCCCAGCCAGCGCATCACGCTGCGCGAGGCGCTCAAGCATCCCTTCTTCAGCAAACTGCCCACACACCAGAAATTAG GCAATGACCGGTCACGCGCCGGAGCCGGAGCCGGGTCGGCGGGGTCCCGGGAGCGCTCGCACTCGCTGTCGCGGTGA